In the Castor canadensis chromosome 1, mCasCan1.hap1v2, whole genome shotgun sequence genome, ATCACACAGACAATTCAATCTAGTTCATGAAAAGAGCAATTGGGTGATAGAAATTTGAGGTTTAACTCAAATATTTACAATAACTGAAGTATTAATTCTGTTCCTCAAGTCCCAtagggataaaaaaaaaagttctacatGACAAatgtcatgggtttttttttttttttctttttggccaggTTAATTCatgtcaacaaaaaaaaataaaagtttcacaATTACAGCATGCTTGATGGCTTCCTAAGTAAAACTATAAATGACGTATCTATAGTACATTAGTTATCAGTACTGCCCTCTGCCTGTGGATTTACCTATACTGATTTCTTTCATTACAGACATATCCAAATCATTTGAATGTACTTCAAGTTTTTTTAGACTGACGGTAGGTTTCATTTCCTGAAGCTGCTTTAGAACAAGCTCAGTGCAATCTTTAAGAGTCTTGTCTAAAACAATTTTTACATTATCACTGCACTGAAGCTGAGAGGGATTGGCAAACTGCACAAAGATTTCACTGTCTTTACAAGAACATACATGATTTCCACTAGCCACAGCAGTCTTATCAGTGCTTTTTCTTGAGTTTGAATGGGATCCTCTTTTAGTTCCACTATTTGGATGGTCTTTGTCAATACTTTTCTTCTGCTTCACTGCAGACTCCTCAAGAAACTTCAGAAATGATACTTCAAATCCCATTGGTTTGAACGAGCTCCAGTCAAAAGATGCAGGATGCTCCTCAGTGGTTTGAATTGCAACAgcagtttcttcctctttctgtgtGCCACTTAACTCAACAGCTGACTCTGGTTCGTCTTTTTCAACTTTCCGTTTTTTATTTTgtgagatatttttttctttattaactcTCTTCAAATTAcctgccttttgcttttctgaCTGGGAGGGgttattttcttgaaaatcatTATTTACATTTGAAGAGGTATTGGCTTGGGTCTCCACACTTGTGCTATCTTCATTTATTAACTTTGTAATAAATAATTCTGTTAGCTCATCcatttcatctttttcatttttttcaaattccttCTGTGGAACAGTTGTTTTTGAGTCATCATTGTTCTCTGACAACACACGCGTGTCAGAACCTTTTATGTCATTCTTATCATTTTGCTCAGAAGCTTCCTTCACTTGTGAGTTGCCACACCGCTTAAAGACAATAAGAAGATTACGGTGTTGTGACGTAAATGCCTTAGATAATTTATGGCACTTATAATGTCTAATTATATTGCTTTCACTTGTAACAACTGAAGTACATCCTTTTATCATACATGGATATTGGGTTACAAATCTGCTTGTACATTCAGATAAGGCATCATTTCTAGCCTTTATGGAATATACATGCTTTCCACGTTTCAGGGAATAAGGCTTGTTTTCTTCAATCTGCACAATCTTTGCAttcttgttttcaaaattgctttttttctttcgttTGGTCTTAGGCATTTTGATTCCTTCTTTTCCAGATCTGTTGTGTTTTATTCCCCGATGTTTAGACTTCGATTTTTCTTGGTTTGCCTTACTTGACATATTTTCCTGGCCAGTTGTTAATTTTCTTGGCCGAATCAAATGAGCTTTATGTTTGTCATTATGCTTATTAAAAATGTGTCGGAGGAGATTAGACCGCGTGGCATATATCCGGTCACAGCCTTCACAGTCACACTTGTATATGCCATCCTCTTCGGTTCTATTTGTCCTTGTTCCAATGCCATGGTCTGCCTCAAGATGAACAACATAATTCAGGTATGTTGTAAATGAAGATTTACACTCTAACTGGTCACATGGAAATTTGCCAACATCCACAGATGCAGTCATACTTTCAATTTCCTCAGGAGTCATTTCATGCAGTTTCATGTAATGTTGTATCAGGCCAGTAATCGCTTGGAAAATGCGAGAACAGTCACTCACCTGACACCGAAATTCTTTCATAGCTtgtttagtttcagtttcttcactttcCTTACCAGCTTCGCTTTCCTCTTCAACCTCTGCAGAAAATGCAGGAAGATCTGATTTGTGTACGGCCTGGTAATGGAGAATCAAGTTTTGCTGTATTGTAAAGGCAGCAAAGCATCCCTGGTGAACACAACGATATGGTCTGTACGGACTGTATCTTGTTGGAAATTCAAGGGCCTGGGAAGCTGGCTTCTTtcgttttttctcttccttttcttttctatgtcTCCTAATTTTCCGTCCTTTGGTTTGTATGTTTGTGAGAGGATTTGTATTACATTGTTCAGAAATAACTGTAATCAATTGTGGAGgactttctgttttctcaggactttttttttctgcaagttGTTTTTCTGAGATCACTGCAACATTACTGAGGGCATTTTGTGTCTCTGCTCCCAATTCTAAAGCAGACTGGAATTCCGTTTTATTTTCCTCTGCCACAGTTAGCTGTTTTTTCACTTGTGTAATTCGTGGGGCTGACAAATTTTCACTCTGAGATTTTCTTCCATAAGGCCTTTTAATTTTCAGCtttaccatttcttctgttgtaaaATGATGTACCAACTGACAGTGTGCCCGGAGATTAGAATTTCTTGTAAATGTTTTTGTACACGTAGGTACTACACATTTAAATGGAGCAAATTTCAACTGATTCTTCTTGATTTCAAGGATCATCTCTGGAGTGTATTGATGGATTTTGCCATAGTGCTTAAATAATGCATCCTTTGTCATAGCACTGTAGTTACATCCTTGGTTTTGACACACAAAAGGCTTATTGACTCTGTCAGCAAACTGAATGTGTATCATTTCAGAAACTGGCTGAACAACTGTGTCACTTGAAATTGGTTTAACAGGAGGAGTCAGTGTCACTGATGCATTTATTAATATACACTGGGATGCTGGAGTGGATAggtcattttctaattttaatttctgtaagCCTTCTAAAATTTCCTGTATTTGATCCTCCTTATGTAATACTTCAGATTGAGGAATGTTACATTTTGTTGGTATGACACTTATGAAAGAGGAAAACTGAGATGAATCAGGCAATTTGTTATTTTGCACAGGGCTTACTGTAGGAAGCTGAATGTTATAATTTATTTGAGGATTCTGTGATGTTTCATCAGCACCCTGAGATCCATTTTTTACCTCAAGTATTTGAGAATTCATAGCAGTTTTAATAATTTCAAGAGTCTTTTCAAAGTTCTGTATAACATTATCTTCAGaaatctgcaaatcagaattcaCAGATGTGCATGAATTCAAAGTCATCATTTGGGAATcaccattttcagtttttaatgctAAAGGGGCCAACACTTCATGGGACTCAAGACTGGTTTTGAAGTTCTCTTTTACATCAGTCATGAACAACTGATTGTCAAcattatttaatttctgtgttaGATTTTCCATCAAACCCTGAGGTTCACAATTTGGAATTATGTTTGAAGGAAGATTAGTAGTAGGGATGTCAACATTCTTTGCTATAAGTCCCACTGTTGTTAAATCACTTGGTATCAAGTTTTGGGAAGCATTAGGTGCAATTAGTGGAGgagtagttttctttcttcttttagatgCACTATTGCCTTTTTTATTTAGATGACTAGATCTTGTGTTTTGAGGACCACTTATAACTGAAACACGTGAACTGTTACTAGTAAAATTTTGTGAATGCCCAGTAGAATTAGTGAATGAACTAGAGGACAAACCATTTTCAACAGTCTTCAGTAGTAAGTTGTTTGCTGGAAAAACAGACAAATTGCTACATTCCTCGATAGTGGAAGCTTTGGAGTTTGGTGTCCTGTTCTGGTTTGTCAGCAGGGTGTTTTGGTGGCATACAGTCTGCAACAAGGGTGGCACAGCTGGATTTGGCATCACTGTTGCATTTACTTGTGCCGCATCTGAAACACAACCTGTTCCAACAACCTGAGAAAGCATCTCAGCACCCTCGAATGTACTGGGAATGCCAGCAGTTTCAAGAGCCTGCTTAATAATTTCACTTCCTTCTTGACTGACATTGGTATTAAAGTTACTCACACCAGATCGAGGAAATGTACTTGGTAAAAATGCTGAGCGATTTTCAGCAGCAAGAAGCTGCAGGAATGATGGATCTTTAAAACATGCTTCTGGATTGAAGGCAGATTGTTGTGGCTGCTGCAAATTTACTGCACTTGTGGAAAGAATCATGCTGGCAAGAAGAGAAGGCTGTCCATTATTCTGTAGAAGTTCTTGAGCAATTTCGGCTCCATCCAGTGGTTTACAGTAAGATCTCTTAGATAAGTGTCCACCCAGTGACCTGGGATTAGTAAAAGCCCTGTAACACCTGCTACATATAAATTTCCCATCTCTGATAATTGCAGGCCACTTAGCCCTTTTGTTGTgcttgggttttctttctttcccatttggGCCCCGTCCACggtcttgttttactttttcaggTGCAGATTGTTGGGTATTGGTGCTACTGAATTCATTTGCAACATTCACTTGTGAAGGAAAAACTGGATTTTCACCACTGCCTCCCTTTAGAAAGGAGGAATTCACGTTTCCTTCAATCTGTGAGGAATAATGACttgtattattttccatttggGAAAAAACAGAATTAGTCCCACTATCTGCTGGTGAAGGGAAGAGAGACATTGAACTATTTTCTGCAggtaaaggaaggaaaggatCTGAGCCACTGTCGATATTCAATGGCAAAACTGTTTTGGTTAGATCTTCCATTTGTGCTGGCAAGGTAGTATTAGTTaaattttccatttgagaacATAACACACCACCTTGTTCATTTTTATCCTGAGCAGATATATTTGGATTTATGACACTTTCCATTGAGGGCAACAATGGAGTTGACATACTTGCTAAATGAGCTGGAAAAATGGAAGGTGAGACATGCTGCAACTGGGCTGAACAAGTAGGATTCCCATTGGCTTTGGTCTGTGGTGTAAAAAATGCATTATTAGAGCTGCTCACCTGTgatggcaaaaaataaacaaactttcCATTATTTGGTGTATTTAAGTTGTTAGATTTctgaccttttttatttttgcgcTGCATTTTAAATGCAGCGTACTGGTCAGGGTGTGCAGTTTTCATATGTTTCCCAATACTCTGTGAAGAGTTATATGTTCGAGTACATCCCTCAACCTGGCAGCTGAATTTCTGAACTGGAGCTTTTGGAGGCACTGATGGAGTTCCTAATGAACTACCTAGGCTGGGCTGTGATGGAACAAATGTGATACTTTCTAATGTCTTAAGAGGTAAATTATAAAGATTGGATGATGTTTTAACATTACCTCCACATTCAAACTTGGAAGTTGGcaatttgttttgaaatcctGCCTGATTTTGCACAGAAAAGGCCATCAGATTGTTTACTTGCTGTTCTAAGTTTTGTGGGTTAAGGTCACCTATTTTGAGGGTGTCTGAATTTACTAAAGAGTTCTGAGCAACCTGGGCTTCATCAAAGCAAtcctgttcttttctctcttggAAACCTGGATGACACAAATTATTACAAGTATCTTCAGCTGGTGTATGTAAATTTGTGACCAGTGGCTCACCAGTGCCTTCCACACTTGAGTTTTCTTGCTTTCCAAAGTTATCTTCGATCCCCTGATTCAGAGACACCTTGATGGACACAGCTACTTCACTGGCCTGAAGAAGAGGAGCAGCAGGAGGGCTTTCCAAGCCATTTGACAATGGTCCATTAGCTTGCCTGAattcagaggcagagatttggTCTTGTTTGGCCACAGCtgagttttctttgcttttatcccAATTATCACTTTTATCTTCTGGTAAGCTGTTTTCAATGTTATTTTCTGAAGGAAGcatcaatttttctttctcagtattcCCTTCTGTGCTCTGATTCACTTTGCAAAGTTGAACAGAATCTCCAGATGAATTAAGTTGATCTTCAGAAGATAGTACTTTTTCAGGAGGAGTATTGTGATCATCTAGGTGCTTTTCTAGCTCACTCTGAGAACGATAAACTTTTCCACAACCTGTGAACTTACAAGTGTAGGTATTATAATGTTGTGCTTCATGATCATATAGCAAGTAAGCTTCTGAAAAAATTCTGCCACATTTCGGAAACATGCACTTTGCTCTGAAGACTTGATGCTCTTTTCGGTGGGTCAAAAGCTCTGCGTAACTATTGAAACCGGCCTTACATTTCATCTGAATACAGATATATGGTTTACTGCCACAGTGCATTTGTAAGTGATCATTGAGATGAGTGACACTTACAAAATGCCTCCTACAGTACTGGCAAATTActtttttgctttgcatttccaaAAAGCGCTTGGCATCTTCATTATCCTTATGCCCCTTTACATGagcaattaaatttttaaagtacttaaaTCCCTTTTTACAAAAACTTACAGGGCAATTAAATTCATTAACAGGTACTGGCTTCTGGACTGGGATCACTTCTGGTTCGTAAGATTTATCTTTGTCATCATTCTCATCATCTGAACCATCATTGTCATTAAACACTATGAAATCTGTTGAATAGAGACTGTTCTTTTTTATAGGCCGCTGTTCTTGCTTAGCCACAATATTAGTCTTCTGGTTCTCATGGGCAGTTGTGATCTTAGGAGGCCTTCCCAATCTTCTTAATGGTTTCATAGCCGCTAATCTCTCTTTACTAGATTGTTTAACATGCAGTGTGACATGAGGGACAAAAGTTTCTTTAGAATTAAAATTCTTTGCACATATGGGGCAACTATAAATTCCATCTTTGTAATGTTTCTGAGCATGTCGTACTATTCTGTGTCCAAGGAATTCTTTGTCACATAGCACACAATACTGCATGTAGGCTTGCCAATTCCTAAACCTAGCGGATATAAATCCTCTCTCTCTTAATTGTTTTAtctccttcttcttctgcttTTCATCATCAATGTCTTTAAGAAGGCCAGAGTTAGCACCAGAAAGTCCATTCACAGgagtttctttactttcttcctggTAGTCTACTACTTTCTCATATACTTCACTGTCATTTAATTCATCAATTGAAGACACAATGGATGCTTCTTCTCCCATTAGTGCAAGACACTGTCGTTTTAGGGTTTTCCAATCCCAGAACTCTGGGTCAAAGGGCCACTGTGTTTTCAAAACAAGTAAGAGCTCACAGCGCAGAGAATTTGGTATAGGAAGATTCTCTTCATCATATTTCTGGTCTGGTTGGTTATATAACATTTCCACCGCATAATATGCATCTACTGTAGGCTCAATAAGAAATTCACTCAGTTGACAAGCACGTTTAACTTCCAGATCATCAGGCAACAAACAAGAAATGGTCTTGCAAATTGATATTTTCACTTCAGTATTTTCTGTAGATTCTAAGCGAAGAGCTTTCACACATAGTTCTATACAGGTAGCAAGTCCAGCCCCTTCAGTCTgtgaaaaaacaaacaggaaatgtCAACTTAATCTATACTAATCCACA is a window encoding:
- the Znf292 gene encoding zinc finger protein 292 isoform X2: MRIKHLIKTNQLSQATALAKLCSDHPEIGTKGSFKQTYLVCLCTSSPNEKLIEEISEVDCKDALEMICNLESEGDEKSALVLCTAFLSRQLQQGDMYCAWELTLFWSKLQQRVEPSIQVYLERCRQLSLLTKTVYHIFFLIKVINSETEGAGLATCIELCVKALRLESTENTEVKISICKTISCLLPDDLEVKRACQLSEFLIEPTVDAYYAVEMLYNQPDQKYDEENLPIPNSLRCELLLVLKTQWPFDPEFWDWKTLKRQCLALMGEEASIVSSIDELNDSEVYEKVVDYQEESKETPVNGLSGANSGLLKDIDDEKQKKKEIKQLRERGFISARFRNWQAYMQYCVLCDKEFLGHRIVRHAQKHYKDGIYSCPICAKNFNSKETFVPHVTLHVKQSSKERLAAMKPLRRLGRPPKITTAHENQKTNIVAKQEQRPIKKNSLYSTDFIVFNDNDGSDDENDDKDKSYEPEVIPVQKPVPVNEFNCPVSFCKKGFKYFKNLIAHVKGHKDNEDAKRFLEMQSKKVICQYCRRHFVSVTHLNDHLQMHCGSKPYICIQMKCKAGFNSYAELLTHRKEHQVFRAKCMFPKCGRIFSEAYLLYDHEAQHYNTYTCKFTGCGKVYRSQSELEKHLDDHNTPPEKVLSSEDQLNSSGDSVQLCKVNQSTEGNTEKEKLMLPSENNIENSLPEDKSDNWDKSKENSAVAKQDQISASEFRQANGPLSNGLESPPAAPLLQASEVAVSIKVSLNQGIEDNFGKQENSSVEGTGEPLVTNLHTPAEDTCNNLCHPGFQERKEQDCFDEAQVAQNSLVNSDTLKIGDLNPQNLEQQVNNLMAFSVQNQAGFQNKLPTSKFECGGNVKTSSNLYNLPLKTLESITFVPSQPSLGSSLGTPSVPPKAPVQKFSCQVEGCTRTYNSSQSIGKHMKTAHPDQYAAFKMQRKNKKGQKSNNLNTPNNGKFVYFLPSQVSSSNNAFFTPQTKANGNPTCSAQLQHVSPSIFPAHLASMSTPLLPSMESVINPNISAQDKNEQGGVLCSQMENLTNTTLPAQMEDLTKTVLPLNIDSGSDPFLPLPAENSSMSLFPSPADSGTNSVFSQMENNTSHYSSQIEGNVNSSFLKGGSGENPVFPSQVNVANEFSSTNTQQSAPEKVKQDRGRGPNGKERKPKHNKRAKWPAIIRDGKFICSRCYRAFTNPRSLGGHLSKRSYCKPLDGAEIAQELLQNNGQPSLLASMILSTSAVNLQQPQQSAFNPEACFKDPSFLQLLAAENRSAFLPSTFPRSGVSNFNTNVSQEGSEIIKQALETAGIPSTFEGAEMLSQVVGTGCVSDAAQVNATVMPNPAVPPLLQTVCHQNTLLTNQNRTPNSKASTIEECSNLSVFPANNLLLKTVENGLSSSSFTNSTGHSQNFTSNSSRVSVISGPQNTRSSHLNKKGNSASKRRKKTTPPLIAPNASQNLIPSDLTTVGLIAKNVDIPTTNLPSNIIPNCEPQGLMENLTQKLNNVDNQLFMTDVKENFKTSLESHEVLAPLALKTENGDSQMMTLNSCTSVNSDLQISEDNVIQNFEKTLEIIKTAMNSQILEVKNGSQGADETSQNPQINYNIQLPTVSPVQNNKLPDSSQFSSFISVIPTKCNIPQSEVLHKEDQIQEILEGLQKLKLENDLSTPASQCILINASVTLTPPVKPISSDTVVQPVSEMIHIQFADRVNKPFVCQNQGCNYSAMTKDALFKHYGKIHQYTPEMILEIKKNQLKFAPFKCVVPTCTKTFTRNSNLRAHCQLVHHFTTEEMVKLKIKRPYGRKSQSENLSAPRITQVKKQLTVAEENKTEFQSALELGAETQNALSNVAVISEKQLAEKKSPEKTESPPQLITVISEQCNTNPLTNIQTKGRKIRRHRKEKEEKKRKKPASQALEFPTRYSPYRPYRCVHQGCFAAFTIQQNLILHYQAVHKSDLPAFSAEVEEESEAGKESEETETKQAMKEFRCQVSDCSRIFQAITGLIQHYMKLHEMTPEEIESMTASVDVGKFPCDQLECKSSFTTYLNYVVHLEADHGIGTRTNRTEEDGIYKCDCEGCDRIYATRSNLLRHIFNKHNDKHKAHLIRPRKLTTGQENMSSKANQEKSKSKHRGIKHNRSGKEGIKMPKTKRKKKSNFENKNAKIVQIEENKPYSLKRGKHVYSIKARNDALSECTSRFVTQYPCMIKGCTSVVTSESNIIRHYKCHKLSKAFTSQHRNLLIVFKRCGNSQVKEASEQNDKNDIKGSDTRVLSENNDDSKTTVPQKEFEKNEKDEMDELTELFITKLINEDSTSVETQANTSSNVNNDFQENNPSQSEKQKAGNLKRVNKEKNISQNKKRKVEKDEPESAVELSGTQKEEETAVAIQTTEEHPASFDWSSFKPMGFEVSFLKFLEESAVKQKKSIDKDHPNSGTKRGSHSNSRKSTDKTAVASGNHVCSCKDSEIFVQFANPSQLQCSDNVKIVLDKTLKDCTELVLKQLQEMKPTVSLKKLEVHSNDLDMSVMKEISIGKSTGRGQY
- the Znf292 gene encoding zinc finger protein 292 isoform X1 — protein: MADEEAEQERLSRGGGGCVAELQRLGERLQELERQLRESRVAAVDAATEYCQQLCQTLLEYAEKWKTSEDPLPLLEVYTVAIQSYVKARPYLTSECENVALVLERLALSCVELLLCLPVELSDKQWEQFQTLVQVAHEKLMENGSCELQFLATLAQETGVWKNPVLCTILSQEPLDKDKVNEFLAFEGPILLDMRIKHLIKTNQLSQATALAKLCSDHPEIGTKGSFKQTYLVCLCTSSPNEKLIEEISEVDCKDALEMICNLESEGDEKSALVLCTAFLSRQLQQGDMYCAWELTLFWSKLQQRVEPSIQVYLERCRQLSLLTKTVYHIFFLIKVINSETEGAGLATCIELCVKALRLESTENTEVKISICKTISCLLPDDLEVKRACQLSEFLIEPTVDAYYAVEMLYNQPDQKYDEENLPIPNSLRCELLLVLKTQWPFDPEFWDWKTLKRQCLALMGEEASIVSSIDELNDSEVYEKVVDYQEESKETPVNGLSGANSGLLKDIDDEKQKKKEIKQLRERGFISARFRNWQAYMQYCVLCDKEFLGHRIVRHAQKHYKDGIYSCPICAKNFNSKETFVPHVTLHVKQSSKERLAAMKPLRRLGRPPKITTAHENQKTNIVAKQEQRPIKKNSLYSTDFIVFNDNDGSDDENDDKDKSYEPEVIPVQKPVPVNEFNCPVSFCKKGFKYFKNLIAHVKGHKDNEDAKRFLEMQSKKVICQYCRRHFVSVTHLNDHLQMHCGSKPYICIQMKCKAGFNSYAELLTHRKEHQVFRAKCMFPKCGRIFSEAYLLYDHEAQHYNTYTCKFTGCGKVYRSQSELEKHLDDHNTPPEKVLSSEDQLNSSGDSVQLCKVNQSTEGNTEKEKLMLPSENNIENSLPEDKSDNWDKSKENSAVAKQDQISASEFRQANGPLSNGLESPPAAPLLQASEVAVSIKVSLNQGIEDNFGKQENSSVEGTGEPLVTNLHTPAEDTCNNLCHPGFQERKEQDCFDEAQVAQNSLVNSDTLKIGDLNPQNLEQQVNNLMAFSVQNQAGFQNKLPTSKFECGGNVKTSSNLYNLPLKTLESITFVPSQPSLGSSLGTPSVPPKAPVQKFSCQVEGCTRTYNSSQSIGKHMKTAHPDQYAAFKMQRKNKKGQKSNNLNTPNNGKFVYFLPSQVSSSNNAFFTPQTKANGNPTCSAQLQHVSPSIFPAHLASMSTPLLPSMESVINPNISAQDKNEQGGVLCSQMENLTNTTLPAQMEDLTKTVLPLNIDSGSDPFLPLPAENSSMSLFPSPADSGTNSVFSQMENNTSHYSSQIEGNVNSSFLKGGSGENPVFPSQVNVANEFSSTNTQQSAPEKVKQDRGRGPNGKERKPKHNKRAKWPAIIRDGKFICSRCYRAFTNPRSLGGHLSKRSYCKPLDGAEIAQELLQNNGQPSLLASMILSTSAVNLQQPQQSAFNPEACFKDPSFLQLLAAENRSAFLPSTFPRSGVSNFNTNVSQEGSEIIKQALETAGIPSTFEGAEMLSQVVGTGCVSDAAQVNATVMPNPAVPPLLQTVCHQNTLLTNQNRTPNSKASTIEECSNLSVFPANNLLLKTVENGLSSSSFTNSTGHSQNFTSNSSRVSVISGPQNTRSSHLNKKGNSASKRRKKTTPPLIAPNASQNLIPSDLTTVGLIAKNVDIPTTNLPSNIIPNCEPQGLMENLTQKLNNVDNQLFMTDVKENFKTSLESHEVLAPLALKTENGDSQMMTLNSCTSVNSDLQISEDNVIQNFEKTLEIIKTAMNSQILEVKNGSQGADETSQNPQINYNIQLPTVSPVQNNKLPDSSQFSSFISVIPTKCNIPQSEVLHKEDQIQEILEGLQKLKLENDLSTPASQCILINASVTLTPPVKPISSDTVVQPVSEMIHIQFADRVNKPFVCQNQGCNYSAMTKDALFKHYGKIHQYTPEMILEIKKNQLKFAPFKCVVPTCTKTFTRNSNLRAHCQLVHHFTTEEMVKLKIKRPYGRKSQSENLSAPRITQVKKQLTVAEENKTEFQSALELGAETQNALSNVAVISEKQLAEKKSPEKTESPPQLITVISEQCNTNPLTNIQTKGRKIRRHRKEKEEKKRKKPASQALEFPTRYSPYRPYRCVHQGCFAAFTIQQNLILHYQAVHKSDLPAFSAEVEEESEAGKESEETETKQAMKEFRCQVSDCSRIFQAITGLIQHYMKLHEMTPEEIESMTASVDVGKFPCDQLECKSSFTTYLNYVVHLEADHGIGTRTNRTEEDGIYKCDCEGCDRIYATRSNLLRHIFNKHNDKHKAHLIRPRKLTTGQENMSSKANQEKSKSKHRGIKHNRSGKEGIKMPKTKRKKKSNFENKNAKIVQIEENKPYSLKRGKHVYSIKARNDALSECTSRFVTQYPCMIKGCTSVVTSESNIIRHYKCHKLSKAFTSQHRNLLIVFKRCGNSQVKEASEQNDKNDIKGSDTRVLSENNDDSKTTVPQKEFEKNEKDEMDELTELFITKLINEDSTSVETQANTSSNVNNDFQENNPSQSEKQKAGNLKRVNKEKNISQNKKRKVEKDEPESAVELSGTQKEEETAVAIQTTEEHPASFDWSSFKPMGFEVSFLKFLEESAVKQKKSIDKDHPNSGTKRGSHSNSRKSTDKTAVASGNHVCSCKDSEIFVQFANPSQLQCSDNVKIVLDKTLKDCTELVLKQLQEMKPTVSLKKLEVHSNDLDMSVMKEISIGKSTGRGQY